ACACCATTGAGGAATTGTATCACTTTGTAGTCAACCGGTTGGGACTTTTTAATGGTTTAAGGATCACATAATTGCATCCAGGTCAACAGCAAATTAATTATACTagtgagcaaacattccataactgcaggtggcagtaaatcaccaaccgtTCAGTTTGTTTACTAACTCATAGTAGAATAAAAATgtatggagatggcctcaatggcactgcaCATGCTCTCACAGACACCATAACAGGACAGATGCAATGCGGCATCCTATAACTATCTCTATGACTCAAACATATGAGGCTGTCTGATGGTCACCCCCATTCTCCCATGCCCTGTGTACCGTCTTACTGGGTCTGGGTTGGAACTGTTGTTACTAAGACTCTGTTCCGTTGTCATCGGGGGATTTGGGCATGCTCTTGGACCTCGACCGTGAGCCTCTGTTAGAAGGCGGGGTGCGGCTGCGGGACCTTGATGGGGACTTGCTCTTGCGGGGTGTGCGGGACTTGGAACGGGACCTAGAGTAGGAACGAGACCGTGAGCGGCTGTAGTCACGGCCACGACTGCGGTTCCTGCTTCGGGAACGACTGTGTCTTCGCCGGCGGGGGCTGGCCGAACGACTGGGGAGGGTCAGAAGAAAATGTCATGTTTAGCTAGATAAAATTAACTGCAACTTGGTTTATACAAGTCTTTTTTATTGACTAATTAGAGTTTTGCAAATTCAACTGATAACGtaatagctagctaacttgccCAAAGGCCATATCATGTTGCTTCATCTTACCATCCAATAGGAATTTATGTAGCTGGCTATATCCCCCGTGGACTGGTTTTTACAGAACAATTTCCATTCAGGCTACAAAGGTTTTAGTTCCTCTTTACCCGCCTTCTTGCCATTAAATAGAGTTGAGAAAAACAACACacctttgcagcctgaatggagaataTTTTATGTACAAAATCGGTCCACGGGGATATGTGTATGCCGCTGAATACATTGCCTTTGGATTGGTAAAATGAAATACCTCTATCGCCATCTGCCGGCCTATGTGCTGTCAACTAGCTACGTTAAGCTAACTATAAAAagttaaactagctagctaaagtaaaAACCATTGCACATTTAGCTGAAATTGGCCAGTATATTGTAGTTACATCAATATTACAATTGCTAGGTACACTTGGCTAACTACAATGTTTTTAACTAAAACTGGAATCAGAGTTTACCTCCTGCGCCCGTAGCCTCCATGCCTCCTTGGGGGTCCACTGCCGCCTCGGCGCCCGAAGTGGGAGTCTGGTGGACGGCCATATCGCGCCATCTGCACTCGCAGTTCCCGCCCATCGAGCAAGGCCCCGTCCATGGCGTCCATCGCGTCTTCAGCGTCGCGCTTATCGTGGAACCGCACAAAGGCGAAACCGCGGCTCTCCTTGGTGTACCGATCGCGGGGGATGTACACGTCTCCCACCCGGCCATACTTCTCGAAAACTCGGCGTAGGGTCTCGGGCGAAGTCCGGTACGTGAGATTGTCCACTTTGAGCGAGGACATACCCTCGACATCGGGCGGAGGCCTTCCGTAGCTCATCTTTGCTCCCCAAAAATGAGATAGCCAGACGAAGATTAAAAATCGTTATTGTAGACtaaatttgtttttgttttgctgaTATGTATGCCCAACTCACCCCGTTCTCTCAGCTGCTCGCACATGAAATGGCGGCTCAGGAGCTTCTTTTTTGTGTTGGCTGGTAGGCGGGTTAATAACTACTCCCTCTTGGAACTACAGCGCGCCGTAGCGGATTGGAGTGGCAGAACAGTTAGAATGCTAATTGACCGTATCAAGATGAAAATAACAACAgaaaccacgtttccatccagaTTTTATGCCAGTAACGCAtaccatatttttttaaatcacggcagctgtgatggaaacagtaAATTTCGTTACAATGTTATAAATGCTGACAGATGATTTGCTTGttagacatggtgggatctttttgtgtcagtaaaatgaATGATtcgagaaatggtggtggaacGCCTTATGCGCAAATacttatataataaccatcatatcgaagtaaacttggagtctcACTATGATATGTTGCTGCATATAATTGTGAAAACTGTCTGGTTCGTGTAACTCTAGCTTTTCAtgagattttcatgcgaatattctaaaaatCCGCATAAAGAAttagaccctcgatatttattggaaaggagcaacagtatagcttccgtccctctcctcgcccctacctgggctcgaaccagggaccctcttgCACACATCGataacagccaccctcgaagcatcgttacccatcgctccacaaaagccaccgCCCTTGCAgcgcaaggggaacaactacttcaaggtctcagagcgagtgacgtcacctattagcgcgcaccccgctaactagctagccatttcacatcggttacataggCACTTTGTGATCTAGGCTTCCCCAACAACCATAGCCGCGAGAAGTACGGGTGCTGAAGCACCCCCTGATAAATCAGAATACAAATTTGTTTGAGTTTTTTAGAAAATATTGTTTTCAACAGAattagtgcactgggcctttattaCTACTGTATGAGGAGACAAAAAAGTTGCTTTTGGAGGTTTGGCTACACTAGACTAGCTATGTAGGATGCTACCAGTGTGTATCATGTTCTAACACAAAACAGGCCTATATATTTATTGTCGAATTGCATATCAATATTTGTGTAGCCTAAGCTGATTGTTTATCTATTTCTTTCTAAATGTAAAAGATACATTTGACTTGATAGATAAATATAATTACGCAACTTGCATTGCATTATTAAGCCATCATCTGCTGTAGCATGGCAGTGATTCATTCCCACGTTTGGGGAAGGTCAAGTTATAGCAAACCAGTGGGAACTGCTTGCTTGCTGAATTGTACTGAGCAAAACCCATAGCAGACCCCATTGTTCGGATTTGTGCATGACGTCATGGGTAGCCATTAGATTTGTTCTTTGGGGCAAGAGCATGGAGAGCATGAGCACAGATAGCCATCAGCCTTGGTCGAAAATATATGTAATCTTCAACCTAGCCATCAGCATCCCAGCACAGCCATACAAATGGGAGAGAAGGAACAGAAAATATGTGGACCATTATATGGTGCTCAGGGCCGGCCCTAGTCGAGTCGACCGCTTAGGGCCCCACGGCCTCaacaaagtaaaaaatatatatatttaggaaCTCAATTGGCAGTCTCAACGTTCTGTTGAGTGTTAGAATactagaatacacaaggtgcaattttgaaatgtgGTTGTGTATCAGCAGTTTTCTCTTGTTATATCAGTCActgcagtcactcaattagcccatgtaaGCTAAAAATGTTTTGACTCGTTAACATATTTTAAGGCATGCTTTGTAAGTGGCCGTATTTGTTGAGAGTCCTGTACCAATTTAAGTGATATGTGTAGTAGTTCCCTAACAATTACATTTATATAGGGGACTGATCCGAGTGGCAGCAGGTCTTAAACGTTTAATGGTTGAATATTTAACCATGACCATTTGATCTGTTTTGCCCTGGAATCACAGCCAATTTCAAAGCCTTTGTTTAGGCCTatagaagtgcaagtgatataaaacacctaGTATTAATTAGTGGTgcggaaacaaagcttcctgaagcattgagtCTTTCCAGACATTTGTGTCGAAAATAGGTTCTTTACTTGAGGCTTTGATCAACAAAGTTTACACTAGGGGCACCTGCAGGTCAAAAGAATTCAGAGCAGcgaaattattatagatgatgtcCCACACTCCATAGCGCATGCACAGTGTAGCTTTTTTGTCTTCTACCGaaaccaataccaaaccaatcaggtggttgttagATGAAACAAAGCATCAGAcatcattgatcacgtgcttctgataaagtgatacaggcttCGGCACACGGCTTTGAAGTACACTGCTCAGCGATTTCGACGCATACCTTCAAATTATTTTGAAGACCAGTGTATCCTTAACTTAAATAACATTTTCAGTAATGGTTACAGAGatgttttacttgctatgacaGTGATATGTGTTTTATTAATCAACCTTGGTTGAATGCGCCCACTAAataaccaaaatgtaaatgtcattCAAACTTTCGACTGAGTTATATGGCATTTGGTAATTACAATTATATGCTGTAATTGTAATTAGAACTGGAAATTAGATTACAGTATCTGACTTGGTACTGTAAATTAGATTGCAGTAACATTTTTGGTACGGTAAAAATAGATTAGGGTAGAGTCGGGATAGAAGTAACACTTTTAGATCTTTCCTATTTACTCAGAGTTTGATAGAGATTCTCAGGGCTCTTATTTCTGGTTTGTAATAATATTACCTTCAACAAATGTACTATCAGCCATAATTTCATGTTTGTGTTGATTTGAgtaatcaaattatatttgtcacatacacgtgctTGTTATTGCTATAAGTTCGATATATATGAAAATGAACCATGAGATAACATCCACATGTTGCCTTACAATATGAATCAGACTAAAATGGGTTACATTATAGCTATATTAACCATTATTTCCTGATTCACTTTCATGGCAATGGAGTAGGAGATGTTTTTCACCATTTTCAATGACTATTCTACCCGAATCCATCATGCCTTACCAATCAGTTGCGCTCGAGCTATTCTTGTCAGAATTATTCAAGGTAGGCCTAATTAGTTGAGACCCTGGCTTGGAGGAGCCAAAAAACTCCTCACAGACGAGACATGTGACATTGGTTAGTGGCACGCTTCTGGTTAGCTCTCTTCTGAGCGCCCTTGCCACACTCATTCAAGCTGCGCTTGGCCTTTGGTTTGGCCTTTGGTCTCACTTAATTTATTTTCTCCTCTTCCAGGGCACACTTACTGTAACAGGTGTATCATTGAGGATGGCAGTCGATCTTCTCCTTCTGCCCTTTATCACATCATTCCTGGGCCCATCCTTGGGAAAAGGTCGGACAGACGCAGAGCTGAAGTCCTCAGAGGTGGATTGGACTTGGACCTGCTGCTAGAGGTCTTCATGGATCCACCTGTACCCGAATACCGAGACCTGTTCCGGGACCCGAGTGGGTCTGGATcctgaattctaaataatgtTACAGGTCTGGGTCGAATCTGATGATTGTCACGGTTTTgggtatgtgtaattttaactgacttgactGGAAGGGCCCGCACAGATCCAAATGCAACTgctgcagagaaagagagacattttATATTTTATGCTGCTTCTCTTGCTTTTCATGAGAGTGTTgcttgttgttggccaatcataagtcatcaaagcggcaataggctacagtcatagaCTTTGTCGTTCAGTTCCAAGAACTGGGAGCGGTTTGTTGGGTTGAAACTGGTCGTCCTTGACAGACTTGTGGCTTGATGCTGGCGGATGAAGAAGCTGGGGTGACTTTGGCGGAAAGAGGTGAACCAATCCTTCCCGGACATTTCCTTGGTGTCTCAGGTCTCAGGATACTTGAAGCGATAGTGTTGGGCAAGCTGATATGCACATTTCCTTACCTaaataacaaacacaacatttcctttaaaaaaaaaaacattttaacctTTTAAacataatttattttttattgtgagtATGCCCTTTTGGGCCATTTCTATTGTGTAAGACTACCTCTTTAAGTAAATATCTGCAGCCCTTAACAGATACTCCTTCAGACTCCTCTCCTGCTCCTCACTAAATACTTTGTGGGCTCTGTAGGCTGGCATTCGGGCATTAGGACTATCCTTCAACCTCCTACAGTATCTTTAGAGTGTAACATGGCACACACCATGTACCTTTGCTGCACCCCTGACTGACTGGACTCCTACCAGCACTTCTGGGAAGCTCTTTCGTAGGTCTCTGGATGAAACCTCGCTCTGTCTGTTTTGACCCTATTTCTGGGCATGTCCTGTCAATATTCTGTCAAGAAAGAAGTGAAACACAAATGAAAACACATTCTAAGTTATTGCGGGGCAAAAGTAACGTTCTGTTACTTCcgtctcacccctctctcctgtaACTTCTCCTTGCAAGCATCCAAGACTAGCTAGCACAATACTTCAAACCTATGCTGTCATTAAGTCACTAGATGGGTTAAGAAAATAAAATATGTTTGGAAACGTAAAAAAAGAAACACAACTCTACAACTGAAAAAAACTTCTGGGTCATTCTTTTTACTTTACCTCGCTTAAAACAACCTTCAAATGTTGACGCAGCGTGCTGATATCTTGCAAGGAGGTCATCTTCTGTATTGGGCACGTGCATGCCTTATTACAAAATTCTAGTTTCTTGTAATTTGAGAAAATGGGCGTGGTACTTTCATCCTGGCTCTTCCCTACAGTAgctgtactgtaaaataaattcGCTTAAACTGCCGAAATGTTTCTACGCCTaattagatttttttgggggggggaatatCAGGAATCTTCAATTATTTCTCTCCTctgtcaagaggggggccactaaaatgttttgcctgcGACGTGAGGGACCATAGGGCctccaaaaggctagggccggcccTGACAGTGATACATAGTGAGAGACCTCGTTTTCCCGAAACGCGCTGAATTGGAGCGAAGAATGCGTCACGAAGTGAATGGATAAATTGCTTTGCTATTAAAGGGATGCATACTACTGCTTTTCTGTCGGAAAACAAACCATCGATCAGTTTTGGCGACAGCACCAACCCCACTGTGCTTTGGATAAAGCAGACAAGAACAACAACTAATCCCAGAACGAGCACAACTAGGCTATAGCTGCCACCGGCAGGGAACCAAG
This genomic stretch from Salvelinus namaycush isolate Seneca chromosome 4, SaNama_1.0, whole genome shotgun sequence harbors:
- the srsf2a gene encoding serine and arginine rich splicing factor 2a yields the protein MSYGRPPPDVEGMSSLKVDNLTYRTSPETLRRVFEKYGRVGDVYIPRDRYTKESRGFAFVRFHDKRDAEDAMDAMDGALLDGRELRVQMARYGRPPDSHFGRRGGSGPPRRHGGYGRRSRSASPRRRRHSRSRSRNRSRGRDYSRSRSRSYSRSRSKSRTPRKSKSPSRSRSRTPPSNRGSRSRSKSMPKSPDDNGTES